In Trifolium pratense cultivar HEN17-A07 linkage group LG7, ARS_RC_1.1, whole genome shotgun sequence, a genomic segment contains:
- the LOC123898814 gene encoding uncharacterized protein LOC123898814 — MVPRNFVERYWKDVSNPISLRLPNESVCKMFWVQFGDEIWLQDWKRFARSLRCGDLKVFQYKGGSDFHVIILDDSKLEIDYSSMICNDKQEAKESDDDGYVEITNEADNAKQSLKKKKINSNDSDTTTATTQVTNIVNRKINTKATQQKVLEANGTRGGSGKKAKKCSKTVDANKRSCTDALGFLNLVEGEKQIQTWMFSRRRKTNSNLDLR; from the exons ATGGTTCCAAGGAATTTTGTTGAGAGATATTGGAAAGATGTATCAAATCCAATTTCCCTTAGACTTCCAAATGAGTCTGTTTGTAAAATGTTTTGGGTGCAATTTGGTGACGAGATTTGGCTTCAGGATTGGAAAAGGTTTGCACGGTCGCTTAGATGCGGAGATCTTAAAGTTTTTCAATACAAAGGAGGATCAGATTTTCATGTCATTATACTTGATGATAGTAAACTAGAAATTGACTATTCAAGTATGATTTGCAACGATAAACAAGAAGCTAAAGAGAGTGATGATGATGGCTATGTTGAGATTACAAATGAGGCTGATAATGCCAAACAATCcctcaagaaaaagaaaatcaactCAAATGATAGTGATACCACTACTGCTACAACTCAAGTGACAAACATTGtcaatagaaaaattaatacaaaGGCAACCCAGCAAAAAGTCTTAG AGGCTAATGGAACCAGAGGAGGCAGCGGTAAGAAAGCTAAGAAATGCTCAAAAACTGTAGATGCAAATAAGAGAAGCTGCACTGATGCTCTTG GATTTTTAAACCTTGTTGAAGgagaaaaacaaattcaaacctGGATGTTTTCAAGAAGGAGAAAGACAAATTCAAACCTGGATCTAAGGTAG
- the LOC123896245 gene encoding uncharacterized protein LOC123896245, producing the protein MGSLNLKPGFSRLSKWTNDFNPYTQRQTHAQIWIRLMNFPQEYWHRRTLFEIASAIGTPLTLDDSTKNRSFCHYACVLVDMDISSSMYDEIVVERDGFAFKLGVVYERLLEFCNHCKIIGHNIENCKWLQSQQEKHAEDYGKIKTEKAKTVSTQYVAKAKPMDPPIDEAKKIDNVVDLVASP; encoded by the coding sequence ATGGGATCCTTGAATTTAAAGCCGGGGTTCTCACGTCTTTCCAAATGGACAAACGACTTCAACCCGTACACGCAGAGGCAAACTCATGCTCAGATATGGATACGTTTAATGAACTTTCCTCAAGAATATTGGCACCGGAGAACACTCTTTGAAATTGCCAGTGCAATTGGTACCCCATTAACACTTGATGACTCCACCAAAAATCGTTCTTTTTGCCATTATGCTTGTGTGCTTGTAGACATGGATATTTCCAGTAGCATGTATGACGAAATTGTGGTGGAACGTGATGGCTTCGCGTTCAAGTTGGGAGTTGTTTATGAAAGACTTCTGGAGTTTTGTAATCACTGCAAGATTATTGGTCATAATATAGAAAACTGCAAATGGCTGCAATCTCAACAAGAGAAACACGCGGAAGACTATGGCAAAATCAAGACAGAAAAAGCTAAGACAGTGAGTACACAATATGTTGCTAAGGCCAAGCCAATGGATCCTCCTATAGATGAAGCTAAGAAGATTGACAATGTGGTTGATTTGGTGGCCTCTCCTTAG
- the LOC123898810 gene encoding peroxidase A2-like, with translation MVSAHLIATVLCCVVFVLGGLPFSSDAQLDPLFYSKTCPNLQFIVHKAVWKASLKDPRIFASLVRLHFHDCFVQGCDASVLLNNTDTIVSEQQAFPNNNSLRGLDVVNKIKTRVEKACPDVVSCADILALAAEASTFFSYGPYWKVPLGRRDSLTANRTLANQNLPAPFFALDQLKAAFVAQGLNTTDLVALSGAHTFGRSHCSLFVNRLYNFNNTGKPDPTLNTTYLKKLIKRCPQNGTGTNLTNLDPTTPNKFDNNYYSNLKIGKGLFQSDQELFSTPNADTISIVNKFSNNKDAFFDSFKVSMIKMGNIGVLTGNKGEIRKQCNFINKKSTKVDINIVASKESPEEGMVSSI, from the exons ATGGTCTCTGCTCATCTTATAGCAACAGTTCTATGTTGTGTAGTATTTGTTCTTGGAGGGTTACCCTTCTCCTCAGATGCACAACTTGATCCATTGTTTTACAGCAAAACTTGTCCTAATTTGCAATTTATTGTCCATAAAGCTGTTTGGAAAGCTTCATTAAAGGATCCTCGTATTTTTGCCAGTCTTGTTAGGCTTCATTTTCATGATTGTTTTGTTCAG GGGTGTGATGCATCAGTTTTGTTAAACAACACGGATACAATAGTGAGCGAACAACAAGCTTTCCCAAACAATAATTCCTTAAGAGGTTTGGATGTTGTGAACAAAATCAAGACAAGAGTGGAAAAAGCTTGCCCTGATGTGGTTTCTTGTGCTGATATTCTTGCCTTAGCTGCTGAAGCGTCTACATTTTTT TCATATGGTCCTTATTGGAAAGTTCCACTTGGAAGGAGGGATAGTCTCACAGCAAACCGAACACTTGCTAATCAAAATCTTCCGGCTCCTTTCTTCGCACTAGATCAACTTAAAGCAGCATTTGTTGCTCAAGGCCTCAACACTACTGATTTAGTTGCACTTTCAG GGGCGCATACATTTGGTAGGAGTCATTGCTCTCTATTTGTTAACCGATTGTATAACTTCAATAATACTGGCAAACCCGATCCAACTCTTAACAcaacatatttaaaaaaacttatcAAAAGATGCCCTCAAAATGGAACTGGCACTAACCTCACAAATTTGGACCCAACCACCCCAAACAAATTCGACAACAACTATTACTCTAATCTCAAGATTGGCAAGGGCTTGTTTCAGAGTGACCAAGAATTGTTCTCAACACCTAATGCAGATACCATTAGCATCGTCAACAAATTCAGTAATAACAAAGATGCTTTCTTTGATAGCTTTAAGGTGTCTATGATCAAAATGGGTAACATTGGTGTGCTAACAGGGAATAAAGGAGAAATACGAAAACAATgcaattttattaacaaaaaatctACAAAGGTAGATATTAACATTGTGGCCTCCAAAGAATCACCAGAGGAGGGTATGGTTAGCTCAATCTaa
- the LOC123898842 gene encoding U3 snoRNP-associated protein-like EMB2271: MPPNYSRKKKSRDPFFDDDSTKRRKVAKVAKVAADEDQDAEIDSGSDEDGFFDSKDEPELVEEVENADETRKRIAKDYLRKFQESARKEKELRDEDDDDEGSDEDDEGARDSIIAQRMIKEQQEESGRIRKAIASRVQLGGDGGFENLVKHKQCVTAVALSEDDLKGFSASKDGGIVQWDVESGKCERYKWPSDSVLKSHGLKAPQGSAKKQSRQMLTLAASSDGRYLATGGLDRHIHIWDTRTREHLQAFPGHRGPVSSLVFREGSTELFSGSFDRTVKIWNVEDRTYMNTLFGHQSEVLSIDCLRKERVLTAGRDRSMQLFKVHEESRLVFRAPASSLECCCFVNNDEFLSGSDDGSIELWGAVRKKPVHILKNAHALLTDSKKSDQKDSEILPNGNLENGYHHPENHHCSSVHSWVSAVTVCRNTDLAASGAGNGFVRLWAIENEAKNIKPLHNVPLDGFVNSLAFAKSARFLVAGVGQEPRLGRWGQIREARNGVSILPLKLS; the protein is encoded by the exons ATGCCCCCAAATTACAGCCGCAAGAAGAAATCTCGTGACCCTTTTTTCGACGATGATTCCACTAAACGCCGCAAAGTCGCCAAAGTCGCCAAAGTCGCCGCCGACGAGGACCAAGACGCCGAGATTGATAGTGGTTCTGATGAAGATGGATTTTTTGATTCCAAAGATGAACCTGAACTTGTAGAAGAAGTGGAGAATGCTGATGAAACGAGGAAGAGAATAGCTAAGGATTATTTGAGGAAGTTTCAAGAAAGTGCTAGGAAAGAGAAGGAACTAagagatgaagatgatgatgatgaaggaagtgatgaagatgatgaaggagCCAGAGATTCGATTATTGCTCAGAGAATGATAAAGGAACAGCAAGAGGAGAGTGGTCGCATTAGAAAAGCTATTGCTTCAag GGTTCAATTGGGGGGTGATGGTGGATTTGAAAATTTGGTGAAGCATAAGCAATGTGTCACTGCTGTGGCATTGTCTGAGGATGATTTGAAGGGGTTTTCGGCTTCGAAAGATGGAGGCATTGTGCAATGGGATGTTGAGAGTGGGAAATGTGAGAGGTATAAATGGCCTAGTGATTCTGTTCTCAAGTCTCATGGCTTGAAGGCTCCTCAGGGTTCTGCAAAAAAGCAAAGTAGACAGATGTTGACTTTGGCTGCGAGTTCTGATGGTCGTTATTTGGCAACTGGAGGACTTGATCGTCATATTCATATATGGGATACTCGCACTAGGGAGCATCTCCAG GCTTTTCCTGGTCATAGAGGTCCTGTTTCTTCTTTGGTTTTTAGGGAAGGAAGTACTGAGCTATTTTCTGGTTCGTTTGATCGAACGGTTAAGATATGGAATGTTGAGGACAGAACTTACATGAACACTCTGTTTGGCCACCAAAGTGAAGTACTAAGCATTGATTGTTTGCGCAAAGAAAGGGTGCTAACTGCAGGGCGTGATCGTAGTATGCAGTTGTTTAAG GTTCACGAAGAGTCACGTCTTGTATTTCGTGCTCCTGCATCTTCCTTAGAATGCTGTTGCTTTGTTAATAATGATGAATTCTTGTCTGGTTCGGATGATGGAAGCATTGAGCTTTGGGGTGCAGTAAGAAAGAAGCCTGTTCACATTTTGAAGAATGCTCATGCTTTACTGACAGATAGCAAGAAATCTGACCAAAAAGATAGTGAAATACTCCCCAACGGTAACCTAG AAAATGGTTACCACCATCCCGAGAATCATCATTGTTCATCAGTACACTCTTGGGTCAGTGCAGTCACCGTTTGTAGGAACACTGACCTTGCCGCATCTGGTGCTGGTAATGGTTTTGTTAGATTATGGGCAATTGAAAACGAGGCCAAAAATATTAAACCTCTTCATAATGTACCGTTG GATGGGTTTGTGAATTctttggcttttgcaaaatcagCACGATTCCTAGTTGCTGGAGTTGGGCAG GAACCTCGTCTAGGAAGGTGGGGACAAATACGTGAAGCTCGGAATGGAGTTTCAATTCTACCACTTAAATTGTCATGA